The sequence GGAATATGACTTTGTGCAGGATCAGGGGCTGATGCTCACCAAAGATGAGCTGGCCATTGAGTTCAATCTCCTCAAAAAAGAGAACGGCATGGGTTTGTTTGGACAGCGTAGTGTTTCGTATCGGGATTACATTGTGAATCAGCCCATTGACTCCAAACGATTCAGCGGTTTATCGAGCGATGTCAGCAAAGATGCCCTGACACGATCAGAATCTTTCTGGGCGCAGGCTCGCCATCAACCCCTTTCCGATAAAGAACTGGGAATCTATGAAATGGTCGATAGCGTTCGAAAAGTCCCGGTGTTCCAGAAATTTATGAACACGGCGCTTTTTCTACTGGAAGGTTATAAACCGTTCGGTCCGTTTGAGCTTGGACCGGTCAATACATTCTATAGTTTCAATCCGGTCGAAGGGTTAAGGCTTCGCGTGGGTGGACGAACAACAACCACCTTTAGCGACCGAATGGCTTTCGAAACCTACGGAGCGTATGGCTTTCGCGACAAACGGGTCAAATATTTTGCCTCAGCCACCTTTTCACTGACGGACCATAACACCTATACCTACCCGATCAAGCATTTGCAGGTAAGTGTTCAGAACGATCTGAAAATTCCGGGGCAGGAACTTCAGTTTGTGCAGGAAGACAATTTTTTGCTCTCGTTCAAACGGGGCCCTAACAACCGCCGGACCTATAACCAGGTTTTCGCCATCGATTACCTTAACGAATCGAAGAGCGGACTTGGCCTAAACCTCAATGTAAAACGCATTGAACAAACACCGGCGGGGGCACTTACGTTTGACCAGTATGTACCGGAAGGGGGAGTATTACCCATATCGAACGTAACAAGTACTGAACTAACGGCAGGCCTACGGTATGCTCCGCACGAGCAGTTTTATCAGGGTAAAAATTATCGGGTTCCCATCGTAAACAAATATCCGATCATCCAAATCCGCTTTACGGCCGGGATTAAGGGATTACTTGATGGGCAATACAACTTTCAGCGTCTGATGGTTTATGCAAATAAACGGTTTTATGTAGCCCCCATCGGCTATACAGACATTACGCTCGAAGGCGGGCAGACATTTGGTCGGCTACCCTTCCCGTTGCTAACCATTCATCGCGCCAACCAGACTTACGCTTATCAACCGGAGTCGTATAACATGATGAATTTCCTGGAGTTTGTCAGTGATCATTACGGAGCTGTCTTTGCCGATCACTACTTCAATGGGTTCATTTTCAATAAGATCCCTTTGTTAAAAAAACTCAAACTGCGTGAAGTAGTTACGTTCAAAGGTCTGTGGGGCGGGTTACGCCCTGAAAACCGACCGGGCCCCGACAATGTAACGGCCGGACAGTCTGATGGGCTGCTCCGACTACCAACGGATGAAAATGGTAAGCCTGTTTCATTTGCACTGGATTCCCGGCCTTACATGGAGGCAAGCGTTGGTATAGCCAACATCTTCAAGATCCTCCGGGTCGACCTGATCAAACGACTGACTTATCTCGATAATCCGTTGGCCCCCCAGGGCTATGGTATCCGCTTTAGAATGAAGTTCGATTTTTAGAAATTAGTAACTTGTTCCTGTGAAAAAGAAAATACTCTTCATAGTGGGTTCCGTTAATCAGACCTCGCAGATGCACCAGATTTCGGCGCAGCTTGCCGATGAATATGACTGCTGGTTTAGTCAGTTCTATGCTGATGCTAAGTTAATTAACTGGGGAATCCGGCAGGGCTGGCTCGATCATACCATTCTGGCGGGCAAATTCCGGACGGATGCCGAAACGTACCTGCGCTCGTTTAATCTCAACATCGATTATCAGGCAAAACAAAACCGCTATGACCTCATCGTGGTATGCTCTGACCTGGTTGTGCCGGGGGCGGTTAGGTCAACGAAAAGCATTTGGGTACAGGAAGGCATGGTCGATGAAGTAACCTGGCTGACCAAAGCCGTGAAAGCCCTGGGTTTACCGCGCTATTTCAGCGTTGGCACTTCGCTGAACGGTGCGTCGAACCTCTGTAACATCTATTGTGCAGCATCAGAAGGCTATAAATCCTTTTTTACGGGGATGGGCACGGAAGCCAGCAAAATTTTCGTGACGGGCATTCCCAACTTCGATAACGTTCGCCAGTATATGACGAATGATTTCCCGCATCACGATTACGTCATGGTGGCTACTTCAGATATCCGGGAAACTTTCCGAAGCGAAGATCGTCTGGGATTTATTCGGAAGGCAGTTTCAATGGCTAATGGACGCCAGTTATTGTTCAAACTCCATCCGAATGAAGTCTGGGAGCGGGCCGAAGCCGAAATCCGGCAGATTGCCCCACCCGATGCTTTGATTTTTCAGCAAGGCAATACGAACGAAATGATTGCCAATTGCGCGGAACTCATCACACAGTATTCAACAGTAGTGTATGTAGGAATGGCCTTAAAAAAGCCGGTTTCATCTTACTTCGATGTCGATGAACTCCGTCGATTAACACCCATTCAGAACGGCGGCACATCGGCTCAGAACATCGCCCGCATCTGCCGTGACTTCCTACGTGATATGGGCCCAGATGAACATTTTGTTAAATCGTATCAATACGAAGCCGTGGCTTATGACCGGCAACGACTTTCGCTGTAACTAGCGCAATTAATTTGAATCAGGTGTTTACGTGCCGTTTGTTTTGAGTATATGAACCGCTCAGCCCTTGTTGTCATCGTTCAGGCCCGGATGTCATCGAGCCGCCTGCCAGGCAAAGTCCTGATGCCTATTCTGGGCAGACCATTACTGGCCCGAATGCTTGAGCGATTGAACCAGTGCCAGACACCGTTCACGACAGTCGTTGCAACGTCAACAGACCCGTCCGACGATCAGATTGAGCAATTTTGCCGGGATGAGCATGTGGCTTTTTTTCGGGGAAGCCTGGATGACTGTCTGGATCGGCATTACCAGATTGCTGAACGCTGGAAGGCAGACATCGCGGTTAAAATTCCCTCCGACTGCCCATTGATCGACCCGCGTGTTGTCGATCAGACGTTACAGTTTTTCCTGGATCATCCTGGAGAGTATGACTTCGTCAGTAACCTTCACCCGGCTACCTGGCCCGATGGCAACGATGTCGAAATTATGACCCGAGCCTGTCTCCAACGAACACAACTCGAAGCAACGAAGCCCCTCGAACGCGAACACACGACGCCCTATATCTGGGATACTGCACCCGAATCATTCCGCAGGGGTAATTTGAGCTGGCAAACGGGCCTGGATTACTCCATGAGCCACCGCTTCACAATTGACTACCAAGAAGATTATGCGTTCATCCGTACTGTATACGAGGAATTATATCCTGAAAATCCATCCTTTTCCTGCGAAGACATTCTGGCTCTACTTGAGCGTAAACCCGAAATCTATGCCATCAATGCCGATTTAGCGGGTGTAAACTGGTACCGCAATCATTTAAACGAACTCCACACCGTTTCACCCAATCAAACGAGAGTACTCAGTAATTAGTTAATGGGTTTGCCGTAGTCATTTTGCGGTTTTTTTTAGGAACCAAAAACAGAACGCCGTAAACCATAAACCCAAGTAATACATGAATAATGAACAGTTAACTGATCTACAAAAAATAGCCCTGAATGTTCGGGAACACATCATTCGAATGTCTACGGATGGAGGGTGCTTTACCGGCGCGTCACTCTCGGCGACGGATCTGGTCGTTTACCTCTACAAGCAGTTTCTGAACATAACGAAAGAAACACTGAATGATCCAGGTCGCGATTACCTGTTTTTGTCGAAAGGCCATGATGTACCCGCCCTTTACGGCACCTTCGTCGAACTGGGATGGCTCCCCGTCGAACGGCTCAACAATCATTTATCGACGCGGGATTCCATTTACTGGCACCCAAATGTGAAAGTCCCCGGTATTGAATTTCATTCCGGATCATTGGGTCATTTGCCATCAGTAGCCTTGGGCGTCGCCCTGGATTGCAAAATAACCGGATCACCCAATAAGGTCGTCTGTATTCTGGGCGACGGCGAATTAAACGAAGGCTCCGTCTGGGAAGCCGTTCTGGTAGCCAATGCCTATAAGCTTGATAATCTGCTCTTTGTAGTCGATCGAAACTTCTTTCAGGCCAATATGCCTACGGAAGAACTCATTCCGCTGGAACCGCTGGTCGATAAATTTTCGGCCTTTGGGGCTGCGGTCAAACGGATAGATGGGCACGACTTTACAGCGTTAGATGATGCGCTATCCATATTTCCATTCCAGTCCGGGAAGCTCAATGTGCTCATTGCCGATACGCGCAGGGGCAAAGGCTTGCCGAGTATTGAGGCCCGTGCCGATCGCTGGTTCTGCAATTTTACCCACGATGAGGTAGGCGCTCTGCTCGCTGAACTCCACGGCGAACATACGGCTACACTGGAATCTGAAACGCTTGTTGTGCGCTAAAAGAAAGGAATATTGGCGGTATGAGCTGGCGATAGAATCAGGGGACCGAGCCCTTCGATCAAGCCGTTTACAGCCTATCGTATACACCTTAGAGCAACTAAAAAAATGACTTACGAGGAATTACTTACCCAAACTGCTCTTGCCGATGAACGGGTTGTCGTTATGACCGCTGAAAACCGGGCACTGGTGCGGAATATGCCCCAAAATCTTGGCAATCGCTTTGTCGACACCGGCATTACGGAACAGACCATGATTGGTGCAGCTGCGGGACTGGCGCTACGGGGCCGAACTCCCGTTGTTCATGCCCTGGCGGCTTTCCTGTCGATGCGGGCTTATGAATTTATCCGTACGGACGTCGGAATAGGCAATCTACCCGTCAAACTGAGCAGCTTTATTCCGGGGTTTTTGTCGGACGGTAATGGACCTACGCACCAGGCGGTTGAAGATATTGCTCTGATGCGGGGTATTCCGAACATGCAGGTCTTTTGCCCGGCTGACGAACAGGATCTACTCCAGATGCTACCCTCGATCTGGGCGTCGAAATCGCCTTCCTACGTGCGGATCTCAACCCGACCAGCCACCTATCAACACAAACAACCTTTCGAAATTGGGTGCGCCGAAGTGGTGTCGAGGGGTTCTGATGTAACGATTCTCGTTTACGGTATGCTCTTCGAACAGGCATTGATTGCCGCCAATTTTCTACGTCATGATGGGTACTCGGTTGGTCTGGTGAATATGCGCAGTCTGAAACCGGTTGACGAAGCGGTCATTCTGGAGATTTGTGCCAGTTCGGATCTGGTCGTGACCGTTGAGGATCATTTTCTTACCGGCGGGCTGTACAGTATCGTGGCAGAAACACTTCTTAAATACCGCAAAACGGCCCATGTTCACCCCTTTGCCCTCAAAGGAAAATGGTATAAACCGGGCCGCCTGAATGAAGTTCTGGAGCATGAAGGATTTACCGGGGCGCAACTAGCCCGGGCTATTATCGAGCATCTGGTAGAAAATCTAGCCGACTGACTGAGAATGTTGCCAGGCGATCCAGGATTCGTTCGCTTAGCCATTCATTCTGTATAACTCATCATCTCATGAATAGTATCCGATTTAACGAAACCTTTCCTGACATTACGGTGTCGGATCAGTATTACGAACGGGCATTGGCCGTTCAGAAGCCCATCACCCAGACGCTTGCCAAAGGACCAGGGCAGTTTACGAAAGGGATTGCCCCGAAATACCTTGATCGTGGCAAAGGCGCACACGTTTGGGATGTCGATGGCAACGAATACCTTGATTTCAACGCAGCAATTGGGCCGGTTTCGCTGGGTTATTGCTATCCGGTTGTCGATGAGGCTATTCGACAGCAGCTCAGCAAAGGAATCACTTTCTCGCTGATGCATCCGCTCGAAGTTGAACTCTCGGAGCTGATTCAGGAAGTTATACCGAATGCTGAAGCGGTAAAAATCAGTAA comes from Spirosoma aureum and encodes:
- a CDS encoding UDP-N-acetyl glucosamine 2-epimerase translates to MKKKILFIVGSVNQTSQMHQISAQLADEYDCWFSQFYADAKLINWGIRQGWLDHTILAGKFRTDAETYLRSFNLNIDYQAKQNRYDLIVVCSDLVVPGAVRSTKSIWVQEGMVDEVTWLTKAVKALGLPRYFSVGTSLNGASNLCNIYCAASEGYKSFFTGMGTEASKIFVTGIPNFDNVRQYMTNDFPHHDYVMVATSDIRETFRSEDRLGFIRKAVSMANGRQLLFKLHPNEVWERAEAEIRQIAPPDALIFQQGNTNEMIANCAELITQYSTVVYVGMALKKPVSSYFDVDELRRLTPIQNGGTSAQNIARICRDFLRDMGPDEHFVKSYQYEAVAYDRQRLSL
- a CDS encoding transketolase, with amino-acid sequence MNNEQLTDLQKIALNVREHIIRMSTDGGCFTGASLSATDLVVYLYKQFLNITKETLNDPGRDYLFLSKGHDVPALYGTFVELGWLPVERLNNHLSTRDSIYWHPNVKVPGIEFHSGSLGHLPSVALGVALDCKITGSPNKVVCILGDGELNEGSVWEAVLVANAYKLDNLLFVVDRNFFQANMPTEELIPLEPLVDKFSAFGAAVKRIDGHDFTALDDALSIFPFQSGKLNVLIADTRRGKGLPSIEARADRWFCNFTHDEVGALLAELHGEHTATLESETLVVR
- a CDS encoding DUF5686 and carboxypeptidase-like regulatory domain-containing protein produces the protein MDENYTGSSDRDAFYPSLTRSNRFWLASLLLCLLTVSQLFAQKTIIRGKVINARTNAAVEFSNVLVEGSTMGTQSDLNGAYALELSPGTITLRASFVGYAPESKTITIDGSQKVLVLNFRLQPQQKNLSEVTVRGKRERYRNKDNPAVLLIEKVIAHKGQNRKEALSFYQYNKYEKIEFDLSNISEKFRNRRSLKKFDFVFNYLDTSQVTGKVNLPIYLKESISNVLYSRNPERRKEFVEGEKMTGLGNYVDNNGIKVYLETLYQDVNVYDNSIMLLSNQFLGPTSPLAPQFYKYVIIDSTEIKGVRCVNLGFSPRNKTDLLFQGTMAIALDSSYAIRKVVMGFSKDINVNFVTDMRLAQEYDFVQDQGLMLTKDELAIEFNLLKKENGMGLFGQRSVSYRDYIVNQPIDSKRFSGLSSDVSKDALTRSESFWAQARHQPLSDKELGIYEMVDSVRKVPVFQKFMNTALFLLEGYKPFGPFELGPVNTFYSFNPVEGLRLRVGGRTTTTFSDRMAFETYGAYGFRDKRVKYFASATFSLTDHNTYTYPIKHLQVSVQNDLKIPGQELQFVQEDNFLLSFKRGPNNRRTYNQVFAIDYLNESKSGLGLNLNVKRIEQTPAGALTFDQYVPEGGVLPISNVTSTELTAGLRYAPHEQFYQGKNYRVPIVNKYPIIQIRFTAGIKGLLDGQYNFQRLMVYANKRFYVAPIGYTDITLEGGQTFGRLPFPLLTIHRANQTYAYQPESYNMMNFLEFVSDHYGAVFADHYFNGFIFNKIPLLKKLKLREVVTFKGLWGGLRPENRPGPDNVTAGQSDGLLRLPTDENGKPVSFALDSRPYMEASVGIANIFKILRVDLIKRLTYLDNPLAPQGYGIRFRMKFDF
- a CDS encoding cytidylyltransferase domain-containing protein, producing the protein MNRSALVVIVQARMSSSRLPGKVLMPILGRPLLARMLERLNQCQTPFTTVVATSTDPSDDQIEQFCRDEHVAFFRGSLDDCLDRHYQIAERWKADIAVKIPSDCPLIDPRVVDQTLQFFLDHPGEYDFVSNLHPATWPDGNDVEIMTRACLQRTQLEATKPLEREHTTPYIWDTAPESFRRGNLSWQTGLDYSMSHRFTIDYQEDYAFIRTVYEELYPENPSFSCEDILALLERKPEIYAINADLAGVNWYRNHLNELHTVSPNQTRVLSN
- a CDS encoding transketolase family protein, which encodes MTYEELLTQTALADERVVVMTAENRALVRNMPQNLGNRFVDTGITEQTMIGAAAGLALRGRTPVVHALAAFLSMRAYEFIRTDVGIGNLPVKLSSFIPGFLSDGNGPTHQAVEDIALMRGIPNMQVFCPADEQDLLQMLPSIWASKSPSYVRISTRPATYQHKQPFEIGCAEVVSRGSDVTILVYGMLFEQALIAANFLRHDGYSVGLVNMRSLKPVDEAVILEICASSDLVVTVEDHFLTGGLYSIVAETLLKYRKTAHVHPFALKGKWYKPGRLNEVLEHEGFTGAQLARAIIEHLVENLAD